Proteins co-encoded in one Methylobacterium sp. WL1 genomic window:
- a CDS encoding 8-oxoguanine deaminase, with protein MRDAEIRGRRVWIRDPLAILAEGAGGGVVVEGGRIVECVPAGARPAAPVDETFDAARHVVVPGLINTHHHAFQTLTRAHPLAINKPLFPWLKALYTVWGRITPEAFRLATRVAYTELLLSGCTTAGDHHYLFPEGLEDSVDVQVEEARSLGIRAAVTRGSMSLSDREGGLPPKTLTQDDDTILADCERVLNLFHDPAPGAMVQIGLAPCSPFAVTERLMRESAELAARHGCRLHTHLGETLDEDGYCQSMFGCRPVDYLERVGWMTDRVWLAHGIHFNDAEVARLGKAGVGVCHCPTSNMTLASGRCRTCELEAAGSPVGLGVDGSASNDSSNLMEGVRHALMLSRLTYGAEAVTHRDALRWATQGSAACLGRADIGRIAPGLEADLALFTLDELRFSGAHDPLAALVLCGATRADRVMVAGRWRVIDGEPLGVDTGRLREDHSRLAVALFGAG; from the coding sequence GCGATCCGCTGGCCATCCTGGCCGAGGGGGCCGGGGGCGGCGTCGTGGTGGAGGGCGGCCGGATCGTCGAATGCGTGCCGGCGGGCGCCCGGCCGGCCGCCCCGGTGGACGAGACCTTCGACGCCGCGCGCCACGTGGTCGTCCCGGGGCTGATCAACACCCACCACCACGCCTTCCAGACGCTCACCCGGGCGCACCCGCTGGCGATCAACAAGCCGCTCTTCCCGTGGCTGAAGGCGCTCTACACGGTCTGGGGCCGGATCACCCCGGAGGCGTTCCGGCTCGCCACCCGGGTGGCCTATACCGAATTGCTGCTCTCGGGCTGCACCACGGCGGGCGATCACCATTACCTGTTCCCGGAGGGACTCGAGGACTCGGTGGACGTCCAGGTCGAGGAGGCCCGGAGCCTCGGAATCCGCGCCGCCGTGACCCGTGGGTCGATGAGCCTGTCCGACCGGGAGGGCGGCCTGCCCCCCAAGACGCTGACGCAGGACGACGACACGATCCTGGCCGATTGCGAGCGGGTGCTGAACCTGTTCCACGACCCCGCCCCCGGGGCGATGGTGCAGATCGGCCTGGCGCCGTGCTCGCCCTTCGCGGTGACCGAGCGGCTGATGCGCGAGAGCGCGGAGCTGGCCGCCCGGCACGGCTGCCGCCTGCACACCCATCTCGGCGAGACGCTGGACGAGGACGGCTACTGCCAGTCGATGTTCGGCTGCCGACCGGTGGACTACCTGGAACGGGTCGGCTGGATGACCGACCGAGTCTGGCTCGCCCACGGCATCCACTTCAACGACGCCGAGGTCGCCCGGCTCGGCAAGGCCGGGGTCGGCGTGTGCCATTGCCCAACCTCGAACATGACCCTGGCGTCGGGCCGCTGCCGCACCTGCGAACTGGAGGCGGCGGGCTCGCCCGTGGGCCTCGGGGTCGACGGATCGGCCTCCAACGACAGCTCCAACCTCATGGAGGGGGTGCGGCACGCGCTGATGCTGAGCCGGCTCACCTACGGGGCGGAGGCCGTGACCCATCGCGATGCCCTGCGCTGGGCCACGCAGGGCTCGGCCGCCTGCCTGGGACGCGCCGATATCGGCCGGATCGCGCCGGGCCTGGAGGCCGACCTCGCCCTGTTCACCCTGGACGAGCTGCGCTTCTCCGGCGCCCACGATCCGCTGGCGGCCCTGGTCCTGTGCGGCGCGACCCGGGCCGACCGGGTGATGGTGGCCGGCCGCTGGCGGGTGATCGACGGTGAGCCGCTGGGTGTGGATACGGGCCGCCTGCGCGAGGACCATTCGCGGCTGGCGGTGGCGCTGTTCGGGGCGGGATGA
- a CDS encoding formate--tetrahydrofolate ligase, which translates to MPSDIEIARAATLKPIAQVAEKLGIPDEALHNYGKHIAKLDHGYIAGLEGKAPGKLVLVTAISPTPAGEGKTTTTVGLGDALNRIGQKTMICLREPSLGPCFGMKGGAAGGGKAQVVPMEQINLHFTGDFHAITSAHSLAAALIDNHVYWANELNIDVRRIHWRRVVDMNDRALRQITQSLGGVANGFPREDGFDITVASEVMAVFCLAKDLADLEERLGRIVIAETRDRKLVTLKDVKATGAMTVLLKDALQPNLVQTLEGNPALIHGGPFANIAHGCNSVIATRAGLRLADYTVTEAGFGADLGAEKFLDIKCRQAGLSPSAVVVVATIRALKMHGGVDKKSLGAENIGALETGFANLARHVTNLRGFGLPVVVAVNHFHADTDAEHARLKELCRERLDVEAITCRHWAEGGAGAEELAHAVVRLAASEPAPIRYAYETEAPLSEKIRAIATKLYGAADIQIETKAAGKLATFEKDGYGHLPICMAKTQYSFSTDPSLMGAPEGHVVGVRDVRLSAGAGFVVAICGEIMTMPGLPRVPAADTIRLDADGQIDGLF; encoded by the coding sequence ATGCCGTCAGATATCGAGATCGCCCGCGCCGCGACCCTGAAGCCGATCGCACAGGTTGCCGAGAAGCTCGGCATCCCGGACGAGGCGCTGCACAATTACGGCAAGCACATCGCCAAGCTCGACCACGGCTACATCGCCGGGCTCGAGGGCAAGGCGCCGGGCAAGCTCGTGCTGGTGACGGCGATCTCGCCGACGCCCGCGGGCGAGGGCAAGACCACCACCACGGTGGGCCTCGGCGACGCGCTGAACCGCATCGGCCAGAAGACCATGATCTGCCTGCGCGAGCCCTCGCTCGGCCCCTGCTTCGGCATGAAGGGCGGGGCGGCCGGCGGCGGCAAGGCCCAGGTCGTGCCGATGGAGCAGATCAACCTGCACTTCACGGGCGACTTCCACGCCATCACGTCGGCCCACAGCCTCGCGGCCGCCCTGATCGACAACCACGTCTACTGGGCGAACGAGCTCAACATCGACGTGCGCCGGATCCACTGGCGCCGGGTCGTCGACATGAACGACCGGGCCCTGCGCCAGATCACCCAGTCGCTCGGCGGCGTCGCCAACGGCTTCCCCCGGGAGGACGGATTCGACATCACGGTCGCCTCCGAGGTGATGGCGGTGTTTTGCCTCGCCAAGGACCTCGCCGACCTCGAGGAGCGCCTGGGCCGGATCGTCATCGCCGAGACCCGCGACCGCAAGCTCGTCACGCTCAAGGACGTGAAGGCCACGGGCGCCATGACGGTGCTGCTCAAGGACGCCCTGCAGCCGAACCTCGTGCAGACGCTCGAGGGTAACCCCGCGCTGATCCACGGCGGCCCGTTCGCCAACATCGCCCATGGCTGCAACTCGGTGATCGCCACCCGGGCCGGCCTGCGGCTGGCCGACTACACCGTGACCGAGGCCGGGTTCGGCGCCGATCTGGGCGCGGAGAAGTTCCTGGACATCAAGTGCCGGCAGGCCGGCCTGAGCCCCTCGGCGGTCGTGGTGGTGGCCACGATCCGCGCGCTCAAGATGCACGGCGGCGTCGATAAGAAGAGCCTCGGGGCCGAGAACATCGGCGCCCTCGAGACGGGGTTCGCCAACCTCGCCCGGCACGTCACCAACCTGCGCGGCTTCGGCCTGCCCGTTGTGGTCGCGGTCAACCACTTCCACGCCGACACCGACGCCGAACACGCCCGGCTGAAGGAGCTGTGCCGGGAACGCCTCGACGTCGAGGCGATCACCTGCCGCCACTGGGCCGAGGGCGGCGCCGGCGCCGAGGAGCTGGCGCACGCGGTGGTGCGGCTCGCCGCCTCGGAGCCGGCCCCGATCCGCTACGCCTACGAGACCGAGGCGCCGCTTTCGGAAAAAATCCGGGCGATCGCCACCAAGCTGTACGGCGCCGCCGACATCCAGATCGAGACCAAGGCCGCGGGCAAGCTCGCCACCTTCGAGAAGGACGGCTACGGCCACCTGCCGATCTGCATGGCCAAGACCCAGTACTCGTTCTCCACCGACCCGAGCCTGATGGGCGCCCCCGAGGGCCACGTCGTCGGGGTGCGCGACGTCCGGCTCTCGGCCGGTGCCGGCTTCGTGGTGGCGATCTGCGGGGAGATCATGACCATGCCGGGCCTGCCCCGGGTCCCCGCCGCCGACACGATCCGCCTCGATGCCGACGGGCAGATCGACGGGCTGTTCTAA
- a CDS encoding tetratricopeptide repeat protein: MMITRARRSVSALALMLAAGLPQTVLAAQPRESAPLLEYEPAESLEGNFLSAYIAGASRDTAAAATFYREAVKADPRNAELVERAFISLLADGALPDAFRAGEKLIARDPTNGLANLSLGVRQIKAGQWAAARQNFSRSGRGAATDLTATLLTAWSYAGAGDGKKALETVNKLRGERYYNTFRDYHAGLIASVIGDNAEAERRLKAAYEADRNTLRIVDAYARLEASLGRTDLAIQAYSDFDQLSPRHPLVRDALDKLKDGKPLARLIGNAQEGAAEVLYGLGSAGSTQGDELPAVIYLRLALYLAPDHALARLTLADTLDRMKQTERANEAYAQIPATSPLKLNADIQVGLNLEQMGKGDEALAHLDAAMKAHPDDIDVITALGNVQRARKKYEEAAATYTRAIDLIGDRPLANYWTTFYFRGTAYERAKQWPKAEADLKKALSLVPASQPAAKAQVMNYLGYSWVDQKINIDEAFKLLQQAADASPRDGMIVDSLGWAYYRLGRWDDAVRELEKAVELKPGDPTINDHLGDAYWRSGRRLEGKFQWQHAKDLNPEPDDLAQINDKLKDGLPEIEKPTATAETVPAPVAAPHNAENPELPKGAPQPHEAPGAADKAKKSGG, translated from the coding sequence ATGATGATAACACGCGCCCGCCGGAGCGTCTCGGCGCTCGCCCTGATGCTCGCCGCCGGCCTGCCTCAGACCGTTCTGGCCGCCCAGCCGCGCGAGTCGGCTCCGCTGCTCGAATACGAGCCCGCGGAATCCCTGGAGGGCAACTTCCTGTCCGCCTACATCGCGGGCGCCTCCCGGGACACGGCGGCGGCGGCGACCTTCTACCGCGAGGCGGTCAAGGCCGACCCGCGCAACGCCGAGCTGGTCGAGCGCGCCTTCATCTCGCTGCTCGCGGACGGCGCCCTGCCGGACGCGTTCCGGGCCGGCGAGAAGCTGATCGCACGCGATCCCACCAACGGGCTCGCCAACCTCTCCCTCGGGGTGCGCCAGATCAAGGCCGGCCAGTGGGCCGCCGCCCGCCAGAATTTTTCGAGGAGCGGCCGGGGCGCGGCCACCGACCTGACCGCGACGCTGCTGACCGCTTGGTCCTATGCCGGCGCGGGTGACGGCAAGAAGGCGCTGGAGACGGTCAACAAGCTCCGGGGCGAGCGCTACTACAACACCTTCCGCGACTACCATGCTGGCCTGATCGCCTCGGTGATCGGCGACAACGCCGAGGCCGAGCGGCGGCTCAAGGCCGCCTACGAGGCCGACCGCAACACCCTGCGGATCGTCGACGCCTACGCCCGGCTGGAGGCCAGCCTCGGCCGCACCGACCTGGCGATCCAGGCCTATTCCGACTTCGACCAGCTCTCGCCCCGGCACCCGCTGGTGCGCGACGCCCTGGACAAGCTCAAGGACGGCAAGCCGCTGGCCCGCCTGATCGGCAACGCCCAGGAGGGCGCCGCCGAGGTGCTGTACGGGCTGGGCTCGGCGGGCTCGACGCAGGGCGACGAGCTGCCCGCGGTGATCTACCTGCGGCTCGCGCTCTACCTCGCCCCCGACCACGCGCTGGCCCGGCTGACGCTCGCCGACACCCTGGACCGGATGAAGCAGACCGAGCGGGCCAACGAGGCCTACGCGCAGATCCCCGCGACCTCGCCGCTCAAGCTCAACGCCGACATCCAGGTCGGCCTCAACCTGGAGCAGATGGGCAAGGGCGACGAGGCGCTGGCCCATCTCGACGCCGCCATGAAGGCGCATCCGGACGACATCGACGTGATCACCGCGCTGGGCAACGTCCAGCGGGCGCGCAAGAAGTACGAGGAGGCGGCCGCCACCTATACCCGCGCCATCGACCTGATCGGCGACCGGCCACTGGCGAATTACTGGACGACCTTCTACTTCCGCGGCACCGCCTACGAGCGCGCCAAGCAATGGCCCAAGGCCGAGGCCGACCTGAAGAAGGCCCTGTCCCTGGTGCCGGCGAGCCAGCCGGCCGCCAAGGCCCAGGTGATGAACTATCTCGGCTATTCCTGGGTCGACCAGAAGATCAACATCGACGAGGCGTTCAAGCTGCTGCAGCAGGCCGCCGACGCGAGCCCCCGGGACGGCATGATCGTCGACAGCCTGGGCTGGGCCTATTACCGCCTCGGCCGCTGGGACGACGCGGTGCGCGAGCTGGAGAAGGCGGTCGAGCTGAAGCCCGGTGACCCGACCATCAACGACCACCTCGGCGACGCCTACTGGCGTTCAGGCCGGCGCCTCGAGGGCAAGTTCCAGTGGCAGCATGCCAAGGACCTGAACCCCGAGCCGGACGACCTCGCGCAGATCAACGACAAGCTGAAGGACGGCCTGCCGGAGATCGAGAAGCCCACCGCGACGGCCGAGACCGTGCCGGCCCCGGTGGCGGCCCCGCACAACGCCGAGAATCCGGAACTGCCCAAGGGCGCCCCGCAGCCGCACGAGGCCCCGGGCGCCGCCGACAAGGCCAAGAAGTCGGGGGGTTAA
- a CDS encoding electron transfer flavoprotein-ubiquinone oxidoreductase, whose product MALPERESMDFDVVVVGAGPAGLAAAIRLKQRAAEIGEEISVVVVEKGSEVGAHILSGAVIDPIGLDRLLPDWRTDPERPLKTEVRRDEFMMLTKNSGVTLPNVFFPKLMSNHGNFVGSLSNTCKYLGAQAEALGVEIYPGFPAAEVLFDEAGAVAGIATGDLGIGRSGDPREDYTRGMELRGKYTVFGEGARGNLTKGLIQRFSLNRHSDHFKYGLGVKELWQLPDSTFEPGLVRHTMGWPLPNRAGGGSWLYHFDDNLLSVGFVTHLNYENPTLSPFEEFQRFKTHPMIADTFAGAKRIGYGARAIMEGGWQSVPKLVFPGGCLVGCSAGFVNVPRIKGSHNAILSGMQAADAIADALKAGRAGDELAAYDAGWRDSPIGQDLKAVRNVKPLWSRYGTLVGVGLGGVDMWATSLLGASPFGTLKHGKPDHACLKPLSEVTPITYPKPDGKLTFDRLSSVYLSNTNHEEDQPPHLKVRDLELQKRSEHDVYGGPSSRYCPAGVYEWVEDAAASDGVRYQINAQNCVHCKTCDIKDPNQNIDWVTPEGPGGPNYPNM is encoded by the coding sequence ATGGCGCTGCCCGAACGCGAAAGCATGGATTTCGACGTGGTCGTGGTCGGCGCCGGCCCGGCCGGGCTCGCCGCCGCGATCCGCCTGAAGCAGCGCGCGGCCGAGATCGGCGAGGAGATCTCCGTCGTCGTCGTGGAAAAAGGCTCCGAGGTCGGCGCCCACATCCTGTCGGGCGCGGTGATCGACCCGATCGGCCTCGACCGGCTGCTCCCGGACTGGCGCACCGATCCGGAGCGGCCGCTCAAGACCGAGGTCCGGCGTGACGAGTTCATGATGCTGACCAAGAACAGCGGCGTGACCCTGCCGAACGTGTTCTTCCCCAAGCTCATGTCGAACCACGGCAACTTCGTCGGCTCGCTGTCGAACACCTGCAAGTATCTGGGCGCCCAGGCGGAGGCGCTCGGCGTCGAGATCTATCCGGGCTTCCCGGCCGCCGAGGTGCTGTTCGACGAGGCCGGCGCGGTGGCGGGCATCGCCACGGGCGACCTCGGGATCGGCCGTTCGGGTGATCCGCGCGAGGACTACACCCGCGGCATGGAGCTGCGCGGCAAGTACACGGTGTTCGGCGAGGGCGCCCGGGGCAACCTGACCAAGGGGCTGATCCAGCGGTTCTCGCTCAATCGCCACAGCGACCACTTCAAGTACGGGCTCGGCGTCAAGGAGCTGTGGCAGCTGCCGGATTCCACCTTCGAGCCGGGGCTGGTGCGCCACACGATGGGCTGGCCCCTGCCGAACCGGGCCGGCGGCGGCTCCTGGCTGTACCATTTCGACGACAACCTGCTGTCGGTCGGCTTCGTGACGCACCTGAACTACGAGAACCCGACCCTGTCGCCGTTCGAGGAGTTCCAGCGCTTCAAGACCCACCCGATGATCGCCGACACCTTCGCGGGCGCCAAGCGCATCGGCTACGGCGCGCGCGCCATCATGGAGGGCGGCTGGCAATCGGTGCCCAAACTGGTCTTCCCGGGCGGCTGCCTGGTCGGCTGCTCGGCGGGCTTCGTCAACGTGCCGCGGATCAAGGGCTCGCACAACGCGATCCTGTCCGGGATGCAGGCGGCCGACGCCATCGCGGACGCCCTGAAGGCCGGCCGGGCCGGAGACGAGCTCGCCGCCTACGATGCCGGCTGGCGCGACAGCCCGATCGGGCAGGACCTCAAGGCCGTGCGCAACGTCAAGCCGCTCTGGTCGCGCTACGGCACCCTGGTGGGGGTGGGGCTCGGCGGGGTCGACATGTGGGCGACCAGCCTGCTCGGCGCCTCGCCGTTCGGCACGCTCAAGCACGGCAAGCCGGACCATGCCTGCCTCAAGCCGCTCTCGGAGGTGACGCCGATCACCTACCCGAAGCCGGACGGCAAGCTGACCTTCGACCGGCTCTCCTCGGTCTACCTCTCGAACACCAACCACGAGGAGGACCAGCCGCCCCACCTCAAGGTCCGCGATCTGGAGCTGCAGAAGCGCTCGGAGCACGACGTCTACGGCGGCCCCTCGTCCCGCTACTGCCCGGCCGGCGTCTACGAGTGGGTGGAGGACGCCGCCGCCTCGGACGGCGTGCGCTACCAGATCAACGCGCAGAACTGCGTCCACTGCAAGACCTGCGATATCAAGGACCCGAACCAGAACATCGATTGGGTGACGCCGGAGGGCCCGGGCGGACCGAACTATCCGAACATGTGA
- a CDS encoding uracil-DNA glycosylase: MLTSMPSPTDAQADLIAYLDFHVEAGADAVLDERPHDRFGEADTPAPTLRAPWRPAASPRPAARPTASCRPRAHPPPSPAPARTFGRAASAQPEEAASDARARAREAKSLDELEKILADFDACPLRFTAKNLVFADGNPEARVMFLGEAPGADEDRIGKPFMGRSGQLLDKMMAAIGLDRTSAYIGNIVPWRPPGNRNPTPQEVAVCRPFVERQIELVDPEVIVCLGAPATQTLTGTKDGILRTRGRLFPYKLPTGEAKLLATLHPAFLLRQPVQKRLAWRDFRALRALLDGKA, encoded by the coding sequence ATGCTGACCAGCATGCCGAGCCCCACCGACGCGCAAGCCGACCTCATCGCCTATCTCGATTTCCACGTGGAGGCCGGCGCCGACGCGGTCCTCGACGAGCGGCCGCACGACCGCTTCGGCGAGGCCGACACGCCGGCCCCGACCCTGCGGGCGCCCTGGCGCCCGGCGGCTTCGCCCCGGCCCGCCGCCCGTCCCACAGCCTCGTGCCGCCCCCGGGCTCACCCCCCCCCGTCCCCGGCCCCGGCCCGCACCTTCGGGCGTGCGGCGAGCGCCCAGCCGGAGGAGGCGGCGAGCGATGCCCGCGCCCGGGCGCGCGAGGCCAAGAGCCTCGACGAGCTGGAAAAGATCCTGGCGGATTTCGACGCCTGCCCGCTGCGCTTCACAGCCAAGAACCTGGTCTTCGCCGACGGCAATCCCGAGGCGCGGGTGATGTTTCTCGGGGAGGCCCCGGGCGCCGACGAGGACCGGATCGGCAAGCCGTTCATGGGCCGCTCGGGCCAGCTCCTCGACAAGATGATGGCGGCGATCGGCCTCGATCGGACCAGCGCCTATATCGGCAACATCGTCCCGTGGCGGCCCCCGGGCAACCGCAACCCGACACCCCAGGAGGTGGCGGTGTGCCGGCCCTTCGTGGAGCGCCAGATCGAGCTGGTCGATCCGGAGGTGATCGTCTGCCTCGGCGCCCCCGCGACCCAGACGCTGACCGGCACCAAGGACGGGATCCTGCGGACCCGCGGCCGGCTGTTCCCGTACAAGCTGCCGACCGGCGAGGCGAAGCTCCTGGCCACCCTCCACCCGGCCTTCCTGCTGCGACAGCCGGTGCAGAAGCGCCTCGCATGGCGGGATTTTCGCGCCTTGCGCGCCCTGCTCGACGGGAAAGCTTGA
- a CDS encoding neutral zinc metallopeptidase, with product MRWDDLRSSDNVEDRRGEGGGGGMGFPGGGAGGLGIGTIVVLMIIGYFTGINPAILIGGAQQIGRGGGQQEQTADPQTQSRRRQAPTDESGRFASKILGNTEDVWSQILPQQTGKQYTPTTLVLYTGGTRSGCGSAQAAMGPFYCPLDKKVYLDTGFFKEMASKFGVKGDFAYAYVIAHEVGHHVQDVLGILGKVQARQQQASSKTEANALSVRIELMADCLAGVWAKNSNDKYAELEQGDIDEALNAAAQIGDDSLQKRSQGYVVPDSFTHGSSAQRQRWFTAGYKSGQTKACDTFRTANN from the coding sequence ATGCGCTGGGACGATCTACGCAGCTCCGACAACGTCGAGGATCGCCGCGGTGAGGGCGGCGGCGGTGGCATGGGCTTCCCGGGCGGCGGCGCGGGCGGCCTCGGGATCGGCACCATCGTGGTGCTGATGATCATCGGCTACTTCACCGGCATCAACCCGGCGATCCTGATCGGCGGCGCCCAGCAGATCGGCCGCGGCGGCGGCCAGCAGGAGCAGACGGCCGACCCGCAAACCCAGTCCCGGCGCCGCCAGGCCCCGACGGACGAGAGCGGCCGGTTCGCCTCGAAGATCCTGGGCAACACCGAGGACGTGTGGAGCCAGATCCTGCCGCAGCAGACCGGCAAGCAATACACCCCGACGACCCTGGTGCTCTACACCGGCGGCACCCGCTCGGGCTGCGGCTCGGCCCAGGCCGCCATGGGCCCGTTCTACTGCCCGCTCGACAAGAAGGTCTACCTGGACACCGGCTTCTTCAAGGAGATGGCGAGCAAGTTCGGCGTGAAGGGCGACTTCGCCTACGCGTACGTCATCGCCCACGAGGTCGGCCACCACGTCCAGGACGTTCTTGGCATTCTCGGCAAGGTCCAGGCCCGCCAGCAGCAGGCCTCCAGCAAGACCGAGGCGAATGCCCTGTCGGTGCGGATCGAGCTGATGGCCGATTGCCTGGCCGGCGTCTGGGCCAAGAACTCGAACGACAAGTACGCGGAGCTGGAGCAGGGCGACATCGACGAGGCCCTGAACGCCGCCGCCCAGATCGGCGACGATTCGCTGCAGAAGCGCTCGCAGGGCTACGTGGTGCCGGATTCCTTCACGCACGGCTCCTCGGCCCAGCGCCAGCGCTGGTTCACCGCCGGCTACAAGAGCGGGCAGACCAAGGCCTGCGACACGTTCCGGACGGCGAACAACTGA
- a CDS encoding ABC-F family ATP-binding cassette domain-containing protein, which produces MIRLDKITKQNGRQLVFIEASAALQRGEKIGLVGPNGAGKTTLFRMIIGQEQPDEGQVAADRGITIGYFSQDVGEMAGRSVVTEVMDGAGPVSTVAAELAELGAALADPDRADEMDALVERYGEVQARFEELDGYALEGRAREVLDGLSFSQEMMDGDVGALSGGWKMRVALARILLMRPDVMLLDEPSNHLDLESLIWLESFLKAYDGALLMTSHDREFMNRIVTKVIEIDGGALTTFSGDYAFYEGQRKLNEAQQQAQFERQQAMLAKEIAFIERFKARASHAAQVQSRVKKLDKIERVEPPRRRQSVAFEFQPAPRSGDDVVMLKGVHKRYGSRTIYEGLDFSVRRRERWCVMGINGAGKSTLLKLVTGTTAPDDGSVMVGGSVKLGYFAQHAMDLLDGDRTVFQTLEDAFPQAGQGSLRALAGCFGFSGDDVEKRCRVLSGGEKARLVMALMLYDPPNFLVLDEPTNHLDMGTKEMLITALANYEGTMLFVSHDRHFLAALSNRVLEVTLEGIHQYGGGYTEYVARTGQEAPGLRS; this is translated from the coding sequence ATGATACGCCTGGACAAAATCACCAAGCAGAACGGGCGGCAGCTCGTCTTCATCGAGGCCTCGGCCGCGCTCCAGCGGGGCGAGAAGATCGGGCTCGTGGGTCCGAACGGGGCCGGCAAGACCACCCTGTTCCGGATGATCATCGGCCAGGAGCAGCCCGACGAGGGCCAGGTCGCGGCCGACCGGGGCATCACCATCGGGTATTTCAGCCAGGATGTCGGCGAGATGGCCGGGCGCAGCGTCGTCACCGAGGTGATGGACGGCGCCGGCCCGGTGAGCACGGTGGCGGCCGAATTGGCGGAGCTCGGCGCCGCGCTCGCCGACCCGGACCGGGCCGACGAGATGGACGCCCTGGTGGAGCGCTACGGCGAGGTCCAGGCCCGGTTCGAGGAACTCGACGGCTACGCCCTGGAGGGGCGCGCCCGGGAGGTGCTCGACGGCCTCAGCTTCAGCCAGGAGATGATGGACGGCGATGTCGGCGCCCTCTCGGGGGGCTGGAAGATGCGGGTCGCGCTCGCCCGCATCCTGCTGATGCGCCCGGACGTGATGCTGCTGGACGAGCCGTCCAACCACCTGGATCTCGAGAGCCTGATCTGGCTCGAATCGTTCCTGAAGGCCTATGACGGCGCCCTGCTGATGACCTCGCACGACCGCGAGTTCATGAACCGGATCGTCACCAAGGTGATCGAGATCGACGGCGGCGCGCTGACCACCTTCTCGGGCGACTACGCCTTCTACGAGGGCCAGCGGAAGCTGAACGAGGCGCAGCAGCAGGCGCAGTTCGAGCGCCAGCAGGCGATGCTGGCCAAGGAGATCGCCTTCATCGAGCGGTTCAAGGCTCGGGCCTCCCACGCCGCCCAGGTCCAGAGCCGGGTGAAGAAGCTCGATAAGATCGAGCGGGTCGAGCCGCCCCGGCGGCGGCAATCGGTGGCGTTCGAGTTCCAGCCGGCGCCGCGCTCGGGCGACGACGTCGTGATGCTGAAGGGCGTCCACAAGCGCTACGGCAGCCGCACGATCTACGAGGGGCTGGACTTCTCGGTGCGGCGCCGGGAGCGCTGGTGCGTGATGGGGATCAACGGCGCCGGCAAGTCGACGCTGCTGAAGCTCGTCACCGGCACCACCGCGCCGGACGACGGCTCGGTCATGGTCGGCGGCAGCGTCAAGCTCGGCTACTTCGCCCAGCACGCCATGGACCTGCTCGACGGCGACCGCACCGTGTTCCAGACCCTGGAGGACGCGTTCCCGCAGGCCGGGCAGGGCTCGCTGCGGGCGCTGGCCGGCTGCTTCGGCTTCTCGGGCGACGACGTCGAGAAGCGCTGCCGGGTGCTCTCGGGCGGCGAGAAGGCCCGGCTGGTGATGGCCCTGATGCTGTACGACCCGCCGAACTTCCTGGTGCTCGACGAGCCGACCAACCACCTCGACATGGGCACCAAGGAGATGCTGATCACCGCGCTTGCCAACTACGAGGGCACGATGCTGTTCGTCTCCCACGATCGGCATTTCCTGGCGGCGCTGTCGAACCGGGTGCTGGAGGTGACGCTCGAGGGCATCCACCAGTACGGCGGCGGCTACACCGAGTACGTGGCCCGCACCGGCCAGGAGGCGCCAGGCCTGCGCAGCTAA